One window from the genome of Epinephelus moara isolate mb chromosome 5, YSFRI_EMoa_1.0, whole genome shotgun sequence encodes:
- the cxcl12b gene encoding chemokine (C-X-C motif) ligand 12b (stromal cell-derived factor 1), which translates to MDVKLLALMALLAVATHVPTSNAKPISLVERCWCRSTLNTVPQRSIKELKFLHTPNCPFQVIAKLKNNREVCINPETKWLQQYLKNAINKVKKSRRRNNKKN; encoded by the exons ATGGATGTCAAACTGCTGGCACTGATGGCTCTGCTGGCCGTGGCCACACATGTACCAACCTCCAACG caaAGCCCATCAGTCTGGTAGAGCGGTGCTGGTGTCGTTCCACCCTCAACACGGTTCCGCAGCGCTCCATCAAAGAGCTCAAGTTCCTCCACACGCCCAACTGCCCCTTCCAAGTCAT TGCCAAGCTGAAGAACAACAGGGAAGTCTGCATCAACCCAGAGACCAAGTGGCTGCAGCAGTACTTAAAGAATGCCATTAACAA GGTGAAGAAATCACGAAGACGCAATAACAAGAAAAACTAA